One part of the Engraulis encrasicolus isolate BLACKSEA-1 chromosome 17, IST_EnEncr_1.0, whole genome shotgun sequence genome encodes these proteins:
- the LOC134466992 gene encoding transmembrane protease serine 9-like, with amino-acid sequence MCLLSHCSYNPSGFIVYLGRQSQEGSNPNKVSRTISQIIMHPGYNSDTLDNDIVLLRLSSPVDFNDYIRPVCLAASGSTFSPGANVWFTGWGNIEEGGLEFLPPVVWQEAEIPVLEQSTCGNIYYCTEITDNMLCAGQEGKGTREGGVVSFGDVSSYALYPDVYARVSRYQSWITSHITTDTPGFITVTTGNDQTT; translated from the exons ATGTGTCTTCTCTCTCACTGCAGCTACAACCCCTCAGGATTCATAGTCTACCTCGGTCGCCAGAGTCAAGAGGGCAGCAACCCCAACAAGGTTTCCAGAACCATTTCTCAGATTATCATGCATCCCGGTTACAATAGCGACACCTTAGACAACGACATCGTTCTCCTCCGCCTCTCATCCCCGGTCGACTTTAACGATTACATCCGGCCCGTCTGTCTGGCTGCATCTGGTAGCACCTTCAGCCCCGGGGCCAATGTCTGGTTCACGGGCTGGGGCAACATCGAGGAAGGAG GTTTAGAGTTCCTGCCTCCGGTGGTGTGGCAGGAAGCAGAGATTCCCGTGCTAGAGCAGAGCACATGCGGCAACATCTACTACTGTACCGAGATCACAGACAACATGCTTTGTGCAGGACAGGAGGGCAAGGGTACACGTGAG GGTGGAGTGGTGAGCTTTGGTGATGTTTCAAGTTATGCTCTGTACCCTGATGTCTACGCACGCGTGTCGCGATACCAGAGCTggatcacatcacacatcactaCGGATACGCCCGGATTCATCACCGTCACCACCGGCAACGACCAGACTACCTAG